In the Mya arenaria isolate MELC-2E11 chromosome 11, ASM2691426v1 genome, one interval contains:
- the LOC128208822 gene encoding uncharacterized protein LOC128208822, whose translation MSSSESDSANEYHLRSSQDLFLDSPISVKRLRQRLNTPEPEEACDVIVISSDSDTETQPPETDNFERSSCSSKHKSASSDLSLDFGESETDQPVPKRPHRVREPRKPLKQPPSRPVLLRLSISTPSSSRTF comes from the exons ATGTCCTCATCGGAATCTGATTCAGCAAATGAATACCATTTGAGAAGCTCGCAAGACTTGTTCTTGGATAGTCCCATTTCTGTGAAACGCCTAAGGCAAAGACTTAACACACCTGAGCCCGAGGAAGCATGTGATGTTATTGTAATAAGTTCTGACTCGGACACTGAGACACAGCCCCCTGAAACCGACAATTTTGAACGTTCATCCTGTTCCAGCAAACAT AAATCAGCATCTTCTGATTTGAGTCTGGACTTTGGAGAGTCTGAAACTGATCAACCAGTTCCGAAGCGCCCACATAGAGTACGGGAACCCAGGAAGCCTCTCAAACAGCCGCCAAGCAGGCCTGTGTTACTGAGACTCTCAATTTCTACTCCATCCTCCAGCAGG acCTTCTGA